One part of the Methanococcoides sp. AM1 genome encodes these proteins:
- the hemL gene encoding glutamate-1-semialdehyde 2,1-aminomutase: MVTLDKSKELFDKAKMILPGGVSSPVRAIKPYPFYTESANGSHITDVDGNEYIDYCLAYGPKILGHANPVIRQAIIDQLDKGWLYGTPTQLEVTLAEKIASLYPSIDMLRFISTGTEATMSALRAARGFTGKNKFIKIEGGFHGAHDAVLVKAGSGATTHGEPDSLGIPADFTKNTLQVAYNDIEAMTEVIESNQDDMAAVIMEPVLGNIGPILPQGDYLKEVRKVTEENDVVLIFDEVITGFRLAMGGAQEYFGVTPDMTTLGKIVGGGLPIGVFGGKREIIDMISPSGPVYQAGTFSGSPASVAAGIAALDVLEKEKVQEKLAATGDMMRSNLSDIIADKGLDYNVGGIGSMFKVFFGDMPLNYQDVLKCDKEGYLQFFHNMLDSGVFLPPSQFETNFLSMAHTDADIEKTLDAYAANLK, translated from the coding sequence ATGGTTACTTTAGACAAATCCAAGGAACTATTCGACAAGGCAAAAATGATTCTCCCCGGTGGCGTTAGCAGTCCGGTACGTGCTATCAAGCCTTACCCCTTCTACACAGAGTCAGCTAATGGCTCCCATATCACTGATGTTGATGGTAATGAGTACATTGATTACTGTCTTGCATACGGTCCCAAGATCCTGGGACATGCAAATCCTGTTATCAGGCAGGCGATCATTGACCAGCTCGACAAAGGCTGGCTCTATGGGACCCCAACTCAGCTTGAGGTGACCCTTGCAGAGAAGATCGCTTCTCTTTATCCAAGTATCGATATGTTGAGATTTATCTCAACAGGTACTGAAGCTACCATGAGTGCTCTCAGGGCTGCCCGTGGATTTACAGGAAAGAACAAGTTCATCAAGATCGAGGGTGGCTTCCACGGTGCTCATGATGCTGTGCTTGTAAAGGCAGGTTCTGGAGCTACCACACATGGAGAGCCGGATTCCCTTGGAATTCCTGCCGATTTTACAAAGAACACTCTTCAGGTCGCTTACAATGATATCGAGGCAATGACCGAGGTAATCGAGTCCAACCAGGACGATATGGCTGCGGTAATTATGGAGCCAGTACTGGGTAACATAGGTCCGATACTTCCGCAGGGCGATTACCTGAAGGAGGTCCGAAAGGTCACAGAAGAGAACGATGTTGTTCTTATCTTTGATGAGGTCATCACAGGTTTCAGGCTTGCTATGGGTGGTGCACAGGAGTACTTTGGTGTTACACCTGATATGACAACCCTTGGAAAGATCGTAGGTGGCGGACTTCCGATTGGTGTTTTCGGTGGTAAGCGCGAGATAATAGACATGATATCTCCATCAGGTCCTGTTTACCAGGCAGGTACCTTCAGTGGCAGTCCTGCATCAGTTGCAGCTGGTATTGCAGCCCTTGATGTACTGGAGAAGGAAAAGGTACAAGAAAAGCTTGCAGCAACCGGTGACATGATGCGCTCCAACCTTTCAGATATCATTGCTGATAAGGGTCTTGATTATAATGTCGGTGGTATTGGTTCAATGTTCAAGGTATTCTTCGGTGATATGCCTCTGAACTATCAGGATGTTCTCAAATGTGACAAGGAAGGTTACTTGCAGTTCTTCCACAACATGCTTGACAGCGGAGTGTTCCTGCCACCATCCCAGTTCGAGACGAACTTCCTTTCAATGGCACACACAGATGCTGACATTGAGAAGACCCTCGATGCATATGCAGCTAACCTGAAATAA
- a CDS encoding U32 family peptidase, whose amino-acid sequence MDQPEKPGKIPELMMGVKNRAALSACKDYADGVYFSVDRFSLRARACDITLDDLNSFVTDVKEQGMNAYLALNTVIYPDDLPELDEVIDAVASSDVDAVIAWDPAVITKAVDAGLRVHISTQANVSNWQTVNFYASLGASRVVLARELSLEQVKDIRQNTDTELEVFVHGAMCQAISGRCYLSAYILGKSGNCGECSQPCRWGWKLVGEDGSEVDIDGKYLLSARDLCMIEHIPELINAGVDAFKVEGRLRDTRYTSTVSRCYREALDAYRDGTYSREKAAGWKEEMSSVFNRGFSTGFYFGIPGPDGMAIERDMNISVIKRQAVGVVTNYYRKQGAAEVKLLETSLEVGDDIIIEGKNTYLEQKVKEIRNDDGPVQKAESGDVVGLAIEGKVRENDRVYKLEVPDRS is encoded by the coding sequence ATGGACCAGCCTGAAAAACCCGGCAAGATCCCGGAACTTATGATGGGTGTAAAGAACCGTGCAGCCCTTTCTGCATGTAAGGATTATGCCGATGGCGTTTATTTTTCTGTTGACAGGTTCAGCCTCAGGGCAAGGGCCTGTGATATTACTCTTGATGACCTGAACTCATTTGTCACCGATGTTAAAGAGCAGGGCATGAATGCTTACCTTGCACTGAACACTGTGATCTATCCCGATGATCTTCCTGAGCTTGATGAAGTGATTGATGCAGTGGCATCATCTGATGTTGATGCTGTCATTGCATGGGACCCTGCTGTGATAACAAAAGCTGTGGATGCGGGTCTGCGGGTTCATATTTCCACACAGGCGAACGTGTCCAACTGGCAGACGGTCAATTTCTACGCATCCCTCGGGGCTTCCCGTGTGGTGCTTGCAAGGGAGCTCAGTCTTGAGCAGGTAAAGGATATCCGACAGAATACCGATACTGAACTGGAAGTTTTCGTACATGGTGCCATGTGTCAGGCAATATCAGGCAGATGTTATCTCTCAGCCTATATCCTTGGCAAGTCCGGCAATTGCGGAGAATGTTCCCAGCCGTGTCGCTGGGGCTGGAAGCTGGTCGGTGAGGATGGAAGTGAAGTTGATATTGATGGTAAGTACCTGCTTAGTGCAAGGGATCTTTGCATGATAGAACATATTCCTGAACTCATCAATGCAGGTGTGGATGCTTTCAAGGTTGAAGGCAGGTTAAGGGATACAAGATATACTTCAACAGTTTCCCGATGTTATCGTGAAGCACTTGATGCATACAGGGATGGAACGTATAGTCGGGAGAAAGCCGCTGGCTGGAAGGAAGAGATGTCATCCGTTTTTAACCGGGGCTTTTCCACAGGGTTCTATTTCGGTATTCCCGGTCCTGACGGTATGGCTATAGAGCGGGATATGAATATCTCTGTTATTAAAAGACAGGCTGTAGGAGTTGTGACCAACTACTACAGGAAACAGGGTGCTGCAGAAGTAAAGCTTTTGGAGACCAGTCTTGAGGTAGGTGATGATATCATCATTGAAGGCAAGAATACCTATCTTGAGCAGAAGGTCAAAGAGATAAGGAATGATGATGGTCCTGTCCAAAAGGCGGAATCAGGGGATGTGGTAGGTCTTGCTATTGAGGGCAAGGTACGTGAGAATGACCGGGTTTACAAACTGGAAGTCCCTGATCGATCCTGA
- the ahbB gene encoding siroheme decarboxylase subunit beta gives MSNDNIVMDEVDIRLLKLIQDGIPFVHSPFAMISEELGITEVEVVHRIEQLQKNGFIRRFGASIGHRAIGITANAMCTWNVPDERVEEVGAVMAGFTEVTHCYERPRYPDWPYNLFTMVHSYTKEDCEYVAQEISRATGITDYNLLYSIREFKKTGVRL, from the coding sequence ATGTCAAATGATAATATTGTCATGGATGAGGTCGACATTCGTCTTCTCAAGCTGATCCAGGATGGCATACCATTTGTACATTCGCCGTTTGCCATGATCTCAGAAGAACTTGGGATCACTGAGGTGGAGGTTGTCCACAGGATAGAACAACTTCAGAAAAATGGCTTTATTCGCAGATTTGGTGCATCCATCGGTCATCGTGCTATCGGGATCACTGCAAATGCAATGTGTACCTGGAATGTTCCTGACGAGCGTGTTGAAGAAGTAGGTGCTGTTATGGCAGGCTTTACTGAGGTAACTCACTGTTATGAAAGGCCACGTTATCCGGATTGGCCTTACAATCTTTTCACCATGGTACATTCCTATACAAAAGAAGATTGTGAATACGTTGCACAGGAGATATCCAGGGCCACAGGCATAACTGATTACAATCTCTTATACAGTATCCGCGAGTTTAAAAAGACCGGTGTGAGGTTGTGA
- the ahbA gene encoding siroheme decarboxylase subunit alpha: MIQLDDIDKNILNLIQLDFPLDVHPFEKMSFQLGISEEELLERMCRLKEEGAVRRIGPVINTKRVGGISTLVALKAPESKIDEIAELINQHQEVSHNYLRQADYNIWFTVSAANKERLEQIINDLQEETGCPLINLPTKRLFKIGVKFDVK; encoded by the coding sequence ATGATACAACTTGACGATATTGATAAGAATATCCTTAATCTGATCCAGCTGGACTTTCCACTTGATGTTCATCCATTCGAAAAAATGAGCTTTCAACTGGGTATATCTGAAGAGGAACTGCTGGAGCGCATGTGCCGTCTGAAAGAAGAAGGTGCAGTGCGCCGAATTGGTCCTGTTATTAACACAAAAAGAGTAGGTGGGATAAGTACTCTTGTTGCATTAAAAGCTCCGGAATCAAAGATAGATGAGATCGCAGAGCTTATCAATCAACATCAGGAAGTTTCCCATAATTATTTGCGCCAGGCGGATTATAATATATGGTTCACAGTGTCTGCTGCTAACAAGGAACGTCTGGAGCAGATCATAAATGATCTTCAGGAAGAGACCGGCTGTCCGTTGATCAACCTGCCTACAAAACGACTTTTTAAGATAGGAGTGAAATTCGATGTCAAATGA
- a CDS encoding bifunctional precorrin-2 dehydrogenase/sirohydrochlorin ferrochelatase codes for MAEQIDSHRYLPLFIDLSDRKVVIFGGGSVGLRKASLFSDYAHTIVISADFVPELRDLSSSSSVELVSMDLLSVSDEKIEELVMDAFLVIPATNMVGLNDRINEFARRSGALVNRVDMADDVVIPSVINRGGLTIGISTLGSSPAVSKYTRKKIETFITPQYGDMIKLQDEIRNLLKGKVAEQKTRKAILWEILEDRSVWEALEVSYEKGYNIASDIVQEHISKKG; via the coding sequence ATGGCAGAACAGATCGATAGTCACAGGTATCTGCCTCTTTTCATTGATCTGAGTGACAGGAAAGTGGTCATCTTTGGCGGAGGCTCTGTTGGACTTCGCAAAGCATCCCTGTTTTCGGACTATGCGCATACAATTGTTATTAGTGCGGACTTCGTTCCTGAGCTTAGGGACCTTTCATCCTCATCTTCTGTGGAGCTGGTTTCCATGGACCTTTTATCCGTGTCAGACGAAAAGATTGAAGAGCTTGTCATGGATGCATTCCTCGTTATTCCTGCAACCAATATGGTTGGATTGAACGATAGAATAAATGAATTTGCCCGAAGGTCAGGTGCATTGGTCAATCGTGTTGATATGGCAGATGATGTGGTAATTCCTTCTGTGATCAATAGGGGCGGTCTGACCATTGGGATATCCACACTTGGCTCGAGTCCGGCAGTATCCAAATACACTCGCAAGAAAATAGAAACTTTTATCACTCCTCAGTATGGGGATATGATCAAACTGCAGGATGAGATCCGAAATCTGCTAAAAGGCAAAGTTGCAGAGCAAAAGACAAGAAAGGCTATTCTCTGGGAGATCCTTGAAGATAGGTCCGTATGGGAAGCTCTTGAAGTTTCATATGAAAAAGGGTATAATATAGCATCTGATATAGTTCAGGAGCACATAAGCAAGAAAGGTTGA
- the hemA gene encoding glutamyl-tRNA reductase translates to MTEISSMVITHAKATVEEMEDSWHGDLDLVLNQLYSNELVYECAVLKTCNRVEIYVVSSKGSSVLFHYAKEMGVSANIVEFYDHDESLRHLLRLASGLESMIIGEAQILGQMKDLFLLAKDAGTVGKVLDTAFSKAIQVGKRVRTETFINRGAVSIASAAVDLADDILHGLNDKNILVVGTGEMGTLVTRALAHRDMNVIYIANRTYEKAKDLAGELGGEAVMFDQLEKYVSAADVVISATSAPHYVLKKDIVEKVMDGRTNELLLIDIASPRDIDPSVEGIPHVILRNIDGLRVINEKNLQMRMVEAKKAELIVGQELELLQAQYKRQKADVIISELYSNSYGLRETEMEHAINKLSAYHTMGDFERKVLVDLTRAITNKILAEPTKKLRNAAEYDDEEFLDSVSRLFDISPIKKSNEATE, encoded by the coding sequence GTGACAGAGATATCCAGTATGGTCATTACACATGCCAAGGCTACTGTTGAGGAAATGGAGGATTCCTGGCATGGGGACCTTGATCTCGTTCTGAATCAGCTATACTCAAATGAACTTGTCTATGAATGTGCGGTCCTCAAGACATGTAACCGCGTAGAAATATATGTTGTTTCTTCAAAGGGTAGCAGTGTTCTGTTCCATTATGCCAAGGAGATGGGCGTGTCAGCAAATATCGTGGAGTTCTATGACCACGATGAATCTTTAAGGCACCTTCTCAGACTTGCTTCCGGGCTTGAGTCCATGATAATCGGTGAAGCTCAGATCCTGGGTCAGATGAAAGATCTGTTCCTGTTAGCAAAAGATGCCGGTACTGTAGGAAAGGTACTGGATACGGCTTTCAGCAAGGCTATCCAGGTCGGAAAAAGAGTTCGTACCGAGACCTTCATTAACAGGGGGGCAGTTTCCATTGCTTCTGCAGCTGTTGATCTTGCTGATGATATCCTGCATGGTCTCAATGACAAGAATATCCTTGTCGTTGGTACCGGGGAGATGGGTACTCTGGTCACAAGAGCTCTTGCACACAGGGATATGAATGTGATCTATATTGCAAATCGTACCTACGAGAAAGCAAAGGATCTTGCAGGAGAACTTGGTGGGGAAGCTGTCATGTTCGACCAGCTTGAAAAATATGTTTCCGCAGCTGATGTGGTAATAAGTGCTACTTCTGCTCCACATTATGTCCTGAAGAAGGATATTGTGGAAAAGGTAATGGATGGTCGTACGAACGAACTTCTGCTTATTGATATTGCAAGTCCGAGGGATATTGATCCTTCAGTAGAAGGGATCCCGCATGTAATTCTTCGCAATATTGACGGTCTGCGTGTTATCAATGAGAAGAATCTTCAGATGAGGATGGTAGAGGCCAAGAAGGCAGAGCTCATAGTTGGGCAGGAGCTCGAACTTCTTCAGGCCCAGTATAAGCGTCAGAAAGCAGATGTTATCATTTCAGAGCTTTACAGTAATTCCTATGGTTTAAGAGAAACCGAGATGGAACACGCTATTAACAAGTTGAGTGCCTATCATACGATGGGTGACTTTGAGCGCAAGGTGCTTGTGGACCTTACACGTGCTATTACAAACAAGATCCTGGCAGAGCCGACCAAGAAATTACGTAATGCTGCCGAATATGACGATGAGGAATTCTTAGATTCCGTATCCCGTTTATTTGATATCAGTCCGATCAAGAAGAGCAATGAAGCTACAGAATAA
- a CDS encoding archaellin/type IV pilin N-terminal domain-containing protein, protein MWNKISKDDKAFTGLEAAIVLIAFVVVAAVFSYVMLGAGFYTTQKSQEVVHTGVAQASSSVAVAGDVIIKGHTSDGSATELIFYVTNTAGGSAVDLSKSMLTYTDSDDFKANCTWTSTSIIGDSDSLVERGEKYKVTANLGNSSLTSLPPVNEQIKFELKPPDGAVLVIQRTMPPEITAGSYYTVY, encoded by the coding sequence ATGTGGAACAAAATTTCAAAAGATGACAAAGCATTTACAGGACTTGAAGCAGCAATTGTCCTGATTGCCTTTGTAGTCGTGGCAGCTGTTTTCAGTTATGTCATGCTAGGGGCGGGTTTCTATACAACCCAGAAGAGCCAGGAAGTAGTACATACAGGTGTAGCGCAGGCAAGTAGCAGTGTTGCAGTAGCTGGAGATGTTATTATTAAAGGACACACATCAGACGGAAGTGCAACCGAGCTTATTTTCTATGTTACAAATACAGCTGGAGGATCAGCCGTAGATCTCAGCAAATCAATGCTGACTTACACGGACTCAGATGATTTTAAAGCTAACTGTACATGGACTTCAACAAGTATAATTGGAGATTCTGACTCTCTGGTTGAAAGAGGTGAAAAATATAAGGTCACTGCCAATCTGGGAAATTCATCATTAACCAGCCTCCCTCCTGTGAATGAACAAATAAAGTTCGAGCTCAAACCACCAGATGGAGCCGTACTTGTAATACAGAGAACCATGCCTCCAGAAATCACTGCAGGTAGTTACTACACCGTTTATTGA
- a CDS encoding archaellin/type IV pilin N-terminal domain-containing protein, producing the protein MFKRFFNDDKAFTGLEAAIVLVAFVVVAAVFSYVMLGAGFYTTQKSQEVVHTGVAQASSSVEISGDVIATGDTTNNEISNVTVFLQLTAGGSPVDINKTIVTYTDMSNHASFKLTDSQMNITAKHGGADNDTLLEKFEKFEVLVDISAYDIGPNEEFQIEIKPPEGATYTLERQAPAQIDAIMTLY; encoded by the coding sequence ATGTTCAAAAGATTCTTTAATGATGATAAAGCGTTTACTGGATTGGAAGCAGCAATCGTTCTGGTAGCATTTGTAGTCGTGGCAGCTGTTTTCAGTTATGTCATGCTTGGAGCTGGGTTCTATACAACCCAGAAAAGCCAGGAAGTAGTACATACAGGTGTAGCACAGGCAAGCAGCAGCGTTGAGATAAGTGGCGACGTTATTGCAACCGGAGATACAACTAACAATGAAATTTCAAATGTGACCGTTTTTCTGCAGCTTACTGCAGGAGGATCCCCAGTTGACATCAACAAAACCATAGTCACATACACTGATATGAGCAACCATGCGTCTTTTAAGTTAACTGATTCACAGATGAATATAACTGCAAAGCACGGTGGTGCAGACAATGACACTCTTCTGGAGAAATTCGAGAAATTTGAAGTGCTTGTTGATATTAGTGCTTATGATATAGGACCAAACGAAGAGTTCCAGATTGAGATTAAGCCACCTGAGGGAGCTACCTACACTCTGGAAAGGCAGGCACCTGCTCAGATCGATGCAATAATGACACTCTATTAA
- the hemC gene encoding hydroxymethylbilane synthase has protein sequence MILGTRGSALALAQANLVTKMLEERGHELEREIIKTSGDVFTDRPLHEVAGVGAFVRELDDRMIEGEVDIAVHSMKDLPTIRPPELAIAAVLKRDSPYDVLLTQDGSTLDELPDGAIIGTSSMRRRAQLLRFRPDLNVQDLRGNINTRIKKLEDGLYDGILLAEAGLQRMGWEMDVYRLPPEAFCPSANQGTIVVVTRTGGEAENACSVLNHEISRIETEVERILITDVEGGCVVPIGSFARVSEDGDEIHVLVEVLSLDGTNEVRIDEMIPMKNYREHAASIGRLLVEMGGKELVRDAVCQLSGCDDE, from the coding sequence ATGATACTAGGAACCCGTGGAAGTGCTCTTGCTCTTGCCCAGGCAAACCTTGTGACCAAAATGCTTGAAGAACGTGGGCATGAACTGGAAAGAGAGATCATTAAGACATCAGGGGATGTTTTCACAGATCGCCCGCTCCATGAGGTTGCTGGTGTGGGTGCTTTTGTCCGTGAACTTGACGACAGGATGATCGAGGGTGAAGTGGACATCGCAGTTCATTCCATGAAAGACCTTCCAACAATAAGACCTCCTGAGCTTGCTATTGCAGCAGTTCTGAAGCGCGATTCTCCTTATGATGTACTTCTTACTCAGGATGGTTCAACACTGGATGAACTTCCGGATGGGGCTATAATCGGCACAAGCTCAATGCGCAGGCGTGCACAGCTTTTGCGTTTTCGTCCTGATCTCAATGTACAGGACCTTCGAGGCAATATCAATACACGCATAAAGAAACTTGAAGATGGCTTATATGACGGAATATTGCTTGCCGAGGCAGGCTTGCAGCGCATGGGATGGGAAATGGATGTCTATCGCCTTCCTCCGGAGGCATTTTGCCCTTCTGCAAACCAAGGGACTATCGTTGTTGTCACAAGGACCGGGGGAGAAGCTGAAAATGCATGTTCTGTCCTGAACCATGAGATCTCAAGAATCGAAACCGAAGTTGAACGTATATTGATAACTGATGTAGAAGGCGGTTGTGTTGTTCCTATCGGTTCGTTCGCACGTGTGAGTGAAGATGGCGATGAGATCCATGTGCTTGTGGAAGTGTTATCACTCGATGGCACAAATGAAGTGCGTATCGACGAGATGATCCCTATGAAGAACTACCGTGAACATGCTGCCAGTATCGGAAGATTGCTGGTGGAAATGGGCGGTAAGGAACTCGTCCGTGATGCTGTGTGTCAGCTGTCCGGCTGTGACGATGAGTGA
- a CDS encoding dihydroorotate dehydrogenase, which translates to MVKITGIEFRNPTILASGIMGTTGASLVRMANSGAGAVVTKSIGPEPKIGHPNPSMVKLDCGFLNAMGLPNPSYADFDNEIKIAKEGADVSVIASIFGGNAEEFVKVAEGLADSKPDAFELNVSCPHAEGYGATIGTDSCMVEAITAAVCDAVDVPVWVKLTPNVTDIKSIGKAAENGGAAAVVAINTLRGMAIDINSGYPILGNRFGGLSGSAVKPVAIKCVYDLYEALEIPVIGVGGVSTWEDAVEMIMAGASAVQIGSAVHEGVEVFADIATGIDHFLQDKGYAGVEDITGLAHEVI; encoded by the coding sequence ATGGTAAAGATCACAGGAATTGAATTCAGGAATCCCACAATACTTGCATCAGGCATCATGGGAACCACAGGTGCTTCCCTTGTACGTATGGCTAATTCCGGTGCAGGTGCGGTGGTGACAAAATCCATCGGTCCGGAACCCAAGATCGGACATCCAAATCCCAGTATGGTCAAGCTGGACTGTGGCTTTTTGAACGCAATGGGTCTTCCAAATCCTTCCTATGCAGATTTCGATAATGAGATTAAGATCGCAAAAGAAGGTGCTGATGTTTCTGTGATCGCAAGCATCTTTGGTGGCAACGCTGAGGAATTTGTAAAGGTTGCAGAAGGTCTGGCAGATTCCAAACCTGATGCTTTTGAACTTAACGTCAGCTGTCCCCATGCGGAAGGTTACGGTGCAACCATCGGGACCGATTCCTGCATGGTGGAAGCGATAACTGCTGCGGTATGTGATGCAGTGGATGTCCCTGTTTGGGTAAAGCTGACCCCTAATGTAACTGATATTAAGTCAATAGGTAAGGCTGCCGAGAACGGCGGTGCTGCTGCTGTTGTTGCTATCAATACCCTGCGTGGAATGGCAATTGACATCAATTCCGGCTATCCTATACTCGGCAACAGGTTCGGCGGACTTTCCGGTTCCGCGGTCAAGCCGGTTGCTATCAAATGCGTTTATGATCTTTATGAAGCACTGGAGATACCCGTCATAGGCGTGGGTGGAGTATCCACATGGGAAGATGCAGTGGAAATGATAATGGCAGGCGCAAGTGCTGTCCAGATCGGTTCTGCTGTCCATGAAGGTGTAGAGGTCTTTGCAGACATTGCGACAGGAATCGATCATTTCCTGCAGGACAAAGGATATGCCGGTGTCGAAGATATTACAGGTCTTGCCCATGAGGTGATCTGA
- a CDS encoding dihydroorotate dehydrogenase electron transfer subunit, with protein MRPINSKITKIVEETPSIRTFRFDTSLDDAQPGQFVMVWVRGVDEVPMGCSFKNGITVQKVGDATSRLFEMKEGDSVGLRGPFGKGFTLPAKDENILIIAGGVGVAPLGPLADEAASVGAKVTTILGARTASELVFDKRFSEAGDLNVTTDDGSAGTCGFVTTVLADMDVSAYDRICVCGPEIMMFNVLKMLEEKGAHDRAEFSLHRYFKCAIGVCGACCMDHEGLRVCKDGPVLNGSLLLDSEFGNYKRSSSSQRVKV; from the coding sequence ATGCGTCCAATCAATTCAAAGATAACAAAGATCGTAGAGGAAACTCCTTCCATCAGGACATTCCGTTTTGACACGTCTCTCGATGATGCCCAGCCGGGCCAGTTCGTAATGGTGTGGGTACGCGGCGTGGACGAGGTCCCTATGGGCTGCTCTTTCAAGAACGGTATCACTGTACAGAAAGTAGGCGATGCCACCTCCCGCCTTTTTGAGATGAAAGAAGGGGATTCGGTAGGTCTTCGTGGTCCTTTCGGAAAAGGCTTCACATTACCTGCAAAGGATGAGAATATCCTGATAATCGCCGGTGGCGTGGGCGTTGCCCCACTTGGCCCGCTTGCCGATGAGGCTGCTTCTGTAGGTGCAAAGGTAACAACGATACTCGGTGCAAGGACTGCATCAGAGCTTGTTTTTGATAAGAGGTTCTCTGAGGCCGGGGATCTAAATGTGACAACAGATGACGGCTCTGCCGGAACATGCGGCTTTGTCACAACTGTCCTGGCCGACATGGATGTGTCTGCCTATGATCGCATATGTGTCTGCGGACCCGAGATCATGATGTTCAATGTCCTCAAGATGTTAGAGGAAAAAGGTGCACATGATCGTGCAGAGTTCAGTCTCCACAGGTATTTCAAATGCGCAATTGGTGTGTGTGGTGCCTGCTGTATGGATCATGAAGGTTTGAGGGTATGCAAGGACGGCCCTGTGCTGAACGGTTCCCTATTGCTGGATTCTGAGTTCGGGAACTACAAAAGGAGTTCCAGCAGCCAGAGGGTCAAGGTCTGA
- a CDS encoding GyrI-like domain-containing protein: protein MTITGPTREVYLNDPAEVSPEEILTEIYAPVD from the coding sequence TTGACCATCACAGGACCCACAAGGGAAGTTTACTTGAACGACCCTGCAGAGGTTTCGCCTGAGGAGATCCTTACTGAAATTTATGCACCGGTGGATTGA
- the hemB gene encoding porphobilinogen synthase, with protein MFPHVRMRRLRSGKIRDLVRETDLSANDLIYPMFVDETTDSIVDISSMPGVQRLPLDKVVDDAKDAADLGIPALVLFGIPEHKDETGTSSYGEEDIVQQAVRAIKEDLGKDMVVITDVCMCEYTSHGHCGIVDFDTEDVLNDPTLDILGKIAVSHAKAGADIVAPSGMMDGMIGAIRTALDEENFKNTPIMSYAAKYSSAFYGPFRDAADSGFQFGDRSTYQMDPANSDEAIREVELDILEGADIVMVKPALPYLDIIYRIKHEFKMPTAAYNVSGEYSMLKAASEKGWLDEKKVMYESLMSIKRAGADMILTYFAKDLARMLK; from the coding sequence ATGTTCCCACACGTTAGAATGCGAAGGTTAAGAAGTGGTAAGATACGTGATCTGGTTCGGGAGACCGACCTTAGCGCGAACGACTTGATATATCCTATGTTCGTGGATGAGACCACTGATTCTATTGTGGATATATCATCTATGCCCGGTGTCCAGCGCTTGCCTCTGGATAAGGTTGTTGATGATGCAAAGGATGCAGCAGATCTTGGAATTCCTGCACTGGTCCTTTTCGGCATCCCGGAACACAAGGATGAGACTGGGACCTCTTCTTATGGTGAAGAGGATATTGTCCAGCAGGCTGTCCGTGCTATCAAGGAAGACCTTGGAAAGGACATGGTTGTCATCACTGATGTCTGCATGTGTGAATACACAAGCCATGGTCATTGTGGTATTGTGGATTTTGATACTGAGGATGTTCTCAATGACCCGACCCTTGACATTCTGGGTAAGATCGCTGTAAGTCATGCAAAGGCAGGTGCTGATATTGTGGCACCTTCAGGTATGATGGATGGAATGATCGGTGCTATCCGTACAGCACTGGATGAGGAAAACTTCAAGAACACTCCTATAATGTCCTACGCAGCAAAATATTCTTCAGCATTCTATGGTCCTTTCAGGGATGCAGCAGACTCCGGTTTCCAGTTTGGTGATCGCTCAACTTACCAGATGGACCCTGCTAATTCCGATGAGGCTATCCGTGAAGTTGAACTGGACATACTCGAAGGCGCTGATATAGTAATGGTCAAGCCGGCACTGCCTTATCTTGATATTATCTATCGTATCAAGCACGAGTTCAAAATGCCTACGGCGGCATACAATGTCAGTGGTGAGTACTCAATGCTCAAGGCAGCATCGGAAAAAGGCTGGCTGGACGAGAAGAAAGTGATGTATGAATCATTAATGTCCATCAAGCGTGCAGGTGCTGATATGATACTGACATATTTTGCAAAGGACCTTGCAAGAATGTTGAAGTAA